From a region of the Streptomyces venezuelae genome:
- a CDS encoding LysR family transcriptional regulator: protein MAGSTADLLPQELRILVAVADTGGFSAAAATLGLTQSAVSHSVRGSEAKAGAVLFERGRTGATPTPAGERAVALARRILRMYEALGAEVRGAARGTVEGVLRIAAFRSAALHLLPPALERLTARHPGIRPEVRVVREIGAGTAGEVLAGRADLGIATLGGPQDVAPGLLTGVLAQEAYRLVHPAGHPDPKSLPLMDWDENCGSYTRSWWRAQDWIPRATVKAEDDAMVLTMVGRGLGMAIMPELSLKEATEAVDIADLGPGGPVRQVGYVTTAESASTLAVRALIRELRSETG from the coding sequence ATGGCGGGAAGCACTGCCGACCTGCTGCCCCAGGAACTGCGGATCCTGGTCGCCGTCGCCGACACGGGTGGCTTCTCCGCCGCGGCGGCCACGCTCGGTCTCACCCAGTCGGCCGTCTCCCACTCGGTGCGCGGCAGCGAGGCCAAGGCCGGCGCGGTGCTCTTCGAACGCGGTCGCACCGGGGCCACCCCCACCCCGGCGGGGGAGCGGGCCGTCGCCCTCGCCCGCCGGATCCTGCGGATGTACGAGGCCCTCGGCGCGGAGGTCCGCGGCGCTGCCCGGGGCACGGTGGAGGGGGTGCTGCGGATCGCCGCGTTCCGTAGCGCGGCCCTGCATCTGCTGCCGCCCGCGCTGGAGCGGCTCACGGCGCGGCACCCGGGCATCCGCCCGGAGGTCCGCGTGGTGCGCGAGATCGGCGCCGGTACGGCCGGGGAGGTGCTGGCGGGCCGCGCCGACCTGGGCATCGCCACGCTGGGCGGCCCGCAGGACGTGGCTCCCGGCCTGCTGACCGGGGTGCTCGCGCAGGAGGCGTACCGCCTGGTGCACCCGGCCGGGCACCCGGATCCCAAGAGCCTGCCGCTGATGGACTGGGACGAGAACTGCGGCTCCTACACCCGCTCGTGGTGGCGGGCCCAGGACTGGATCCCGCGGGCGACGGTCAAGGCGGAGGACGACGCGATGGTGCTGACCATGGTCGGCCGCGGGCTCGGCATGGCGATCATGCCCGAGCTGTCCCTGAAGGAGGCGACCGAGGCGGTGGACATCGCCGATCTGGGCCCCGGGGGGCCGGTGAGGCAGGTGGGATACGTCACTACGGCGGAATCGGCCTCAACTCTCGCCGTACGGGCTCTGATCAGGGAACTTCGCTCAGAAACGGGCTGA
- a CDS encoding 3-isopropylmalate dehydrogenase, translated as MSTSINLAVIPGDGIGQEVVAQGLKVLTAVLPQDVKLETKQYDLGAQRWHRTGETLPEAELEALKHHDAILLGAIGDPSVPSGVLERGLLLKLRFAFDHFINLRPSKLFPNTATPLAGRPEIDFVVVREGTEGPYTGNGGSLRTGTPAEVATEVSINTAYGVERVVRDAYERANARPRKKLTLVHKNNVLVYAGHMWKNIFDKVGQEYPEVTTDYLHVDAATIFFVTQPERFDVIVTDNLFGDILTDLAAAVTGGIGLAASGNINPTGAFPSMFEPVHGSAPDIAGTGKADPTATILSVALLLRHLGYEAQAARIEDAVSADLAERDGTFRSTDAIGDALAARVAG; from the coding sequence ATGTCGACCAGCATCAATCTCGCAGTGATCCCCGGTGATGGCATCGGCCAGGAAGTCGTGGCTCAGGGACTCAAGGTCCTTACCGCGGTCCTGCCCCAGGATGTGAAGCTGGAGACCAAGCAGTACGACCTCGGCGCCCAGCGCTGGCACCGCACCGGGGAGACCCTCCCGGAGGCGGAGCTCGAAGCCCTCAAGCACCACGACGCGATCCTGCTCGGCGCCATCGGCGACCCGTCGGTCCCGTCCGGCGTCCTGGAGCGCGGTCTGCTGCTGAAGCTCCGCTTCGCCTTCGACCACTTCATCAACCTGCGCCCGTCGAAGCTGTTCCCGAACACGGCCACCCCGCTCGCCGGCCGCCCGGAGATCGACTTCGTCGTGGTCCGCGAGGGCACCGAGGGTCCGTACACCGGCAACGGCGGCAGCCTGCGCACCGGCACCCCCGCCGAGGTGGCCACCGAGGTCAGCATCAACACCGCGTACGGCGTCGAGCGCGTCGTCCGTGACGCGTACGAGCGGGCGAACGCCCGCCCCCGCAAGAAGCTGACGCTGGTCCACAAGAACAACGTCCTCGTGTACGCGGGCCACATGTGGAAGAACATCTTCGACAAGGTCGGCCAGGAGTACCCCGAGGTCACCACCGACTACCTGCACGTCGACGCCGCGACGATCTTCTTCGTCACGCAGCCCGAGCGCTTCGACGTCATCGTCACGGACAACCTCTTCGGTGACATCCTCACCGACCTGGCCGCCGCCGTGACCGGCGGAATCGGCCTCGCCGCCTCCGGGAACATCAACCCGACCGGCGCCTTCCCGTCCATGTTCGAGCCCGTCCACGGCTCGGCCCCGGACATCGCCGGCACCGGCAAGGCCGACCCGACCGCGACGATCCTCTCCGTCGCCCTCCTGCTGCGCCACCTGGGCTACGAGGCCCAGGCCGCCCGCATCGAGGACGCGGTCTCCGCCGACCTGGCGGAACGCGACGGAACCTTCCGCTCCACCGACGCGATCGGCGACGCCCTCGCCGCCCGCGTAGCCGGCTGA
- a CDS encoding branched-chain amino acid aminotransferase yields MTTPTIELKPSSNPLSDAEREAILASPGFGRHFTDHMVTIKWTEGRGWHDAELVPYAPLAIDPANMTLHYAQTIFEGLKAYRQPDGTVATFRPEANAARFQSSARRMAMPELPTELFIDACDALIKQDRAWVPDSGEASLYLRPFMFASEVGLGVRPANEFLFIVIASPAGAYFPGGVKPVSVWLSEDYVRAVKGGTGAAKTGGNYAASLVAQAQAASHGCDQVVWLDAVEHRWIEEMGGMNLYFVYGDRIVTPELTGSLLPGITRDSLLTIARDLGYTAEEGRLTTEDWQRDNENGTLTEVFACGTAAVITPVGSVKSERANWTQGDGEPGQVTMRLRKALLELQTGHSADTHGWMHPLG; encoded by the coding sequence ATGACGACGCCCACGATCGAGCTCAAGCCCTCCTCGAACCCGCTGTCCGATGCGGAGCGCGAGGCGATCCTGGCCAGCCCCGGCTTCGGCCGCCACTTCACCGACCACATGGTGACGATCAAGTGGACCGAGGGTCGCGGCTGGCACGATGCCGAGCTGGTCCCGTACGCGCCGCTCGCGATCGACCCGGCGAACATGACGCTGCACTACGCGCAGACGATCTTCGAGGGGCTCAAGGCCTACCGCCAGCCCGACGGCACCGTGGCCACCTTCCGCCCCGAGGCCAACGCCGCGCGCTTCCAGTCCTCCGCGCGCCGCATGGCCATGCCGGAGCTGCCGACCGAGCTCTTCATCGACGCCTGCGACGCGCTGATCAAGCAGGACCGCGCCTGGGTGCCGGACTCCGGCGAGGCCTCCCTCTACCTGCGCCCCTTCATGTTCGCCTCCGAGGTCGGCCTCGGCGTCCGCCCGGCGAACGAGTTCCTCTTCATCGTCATCGCCTCGCCCGCCGGCGCGTACTTCCCCGGTGGCGTCAAGCCCGTCTCCGTCTGGCTCTCCGAGGACTACGTCCGCGCGGTCAAGGGCGGCACCGGAGCGGCCAAGACCGGCGGCAACTACGCCGCTTCGCTCGTCGCGCAGGCCCAGGCGGCCTCGCACGGCTGCGACCAGGTGGTCTGGCTCGACGCCGTCGAGCACCGCTGGATCGAGGAGATGGGCGGGATGAACCTGTACTTCGTGTACGGCGACCGCATCGTCACCCCGGAGCTCACCGGCTCGCTCCTGCCCGGCATCACCCGCGACTCGCTCCTCACCATCGCCCGCGACCTCGGTTACACCGCCGAGGAGGGCCGTCTGACCACCGAGGACTGGCAGCGCGACAACGAGAACGGCACCCTCACCGAGGTGTTCGCCTGCGGCACCGCCGCCGTCATCACCCCGGTCGGCTCGGTCAAGTCCGAGCGCGCCAACTGGACCCAGGGCGACGGCGAGCCGGGCCAGGTCACCATGCGCCTGCGCAAGGCCCTGCTGGAACTCCAGACCGGCCACAGCGCCGACACCCACGGCTG